Proteins encoded together in one Gemmatimonadaceae bacterium window:
- a CDS encoding M20/M25/M40 family metallo-hydrolase, with protein MTDVVALAAELLAIDSSTGAESGAIDFVARWLIARGWNVNLQEVTRGRANVWATRGGRGVTLSTHLDTVPPYLPPRLQGDRLTGRGAADAKGIAAAMLSAADRLAQSGEERVDLLFVVGEEKGSDGARTANRLPATSRFLVNGEPTESKLASGAKGSQRVTVRIRGKPAHSAYAHLGRSAIEPMLALLPTIHNLSLPTDSVLGDTTVNIGTIRGGTEANIVPALCESEVMFRLVGPVEPLREMLVEWSRGTAELEWGSFIPAQHFHTISGFDVAPVAYTTDIPLLSRWGTPLLFGPGSIHVAHTPDEYVDVRELRAAVDSYDRIVRSLLAS; from the coding sequence ATGACTGACGTCGTGGCGCTCGCGGCGGAGCTTCTGGCAATCGATTCATCGACCGGCGCCGAAAGTGGCGCGATCGATTTCGTGGCGCGTTGGCTGATTGCACGCGGCTGGAATGTGAATCTTCAGGAAGTCACCCGTGGTCGAGCCAACGTCTGGGCCACTCGCGGTGGGCGCGGCGTCACCCTGTCGACGCACCTCGATACCGTACCGCCATATCTTCCGCCGCGGCTCCAGGGTGATCGCCTCACCGGCCGTGGCGCGGCGGACGCAAAGGGAATTGCGGCCGCGATGCTGAGCGCCGCCGATCGACTCGCCCAGAGCGGGGAGGAACGCGTCGACCTCTTGTTCGTCGTTGGTGAGGAGAAGGGGTCCGACGGCGCCCGAACCGCCAATCGGCTTCCGGCGACGAGCCGCTTTCTCGTCAACGGCGAGCCGACGGAGAGCAAGCTTGCGAGCGGCGCGAAGGGCTCGCAGCGTGTAACGGTGCGCATCCGTGGCAAGCCCGCGCATTCGGCGTACGCACATCTCGGGCGCTCGGCGATCGAGCCAATGCTGGCGTTGTTGCCGACGATTCATAATCTCTCATTACCGACCGACTCTGTGCTGGGCGACACGACGGTGAACATCGGAACGATTCGTGGCGGCACGGAGGCAAATATCGTCCCTGCCCTGTGCGAGTCGGAGGTGATGTTTCGTCTGGTTGGACCGGTCGAGCCGCTGCGCGAGATGCTCGTCGAGTGGTCACGCGGAACGGCGGAGCTGGAGTGGGGCTCATTTATCCCCGCACAGCATTTTCATACTATCAGTGGCTTCGATGTCGCTCCCGTCGCCTATACAACGGACATACCGCTCCTCAGCCGATGGGGAACGCCGCTACTCTTCGGACCCGGTTCCATTCACGTTGCGCATACGCCTGACGAGTACGTCGACGTCCGCGAGCTCCGCGCGGCCGTGGACTCGTACGATCGGATCGTCAGATCCCTCCTCGCGAGTTGA
- the asd gene encoding aspartate-semialdehyde dehydrogenase gives MAPSSSRHRDGSGERRRVAVLGATGAVGQRFVRLLENHPWFEIAELAASERSAGRAYGEAVRWVTPGQMPRSLAGKTIVACDPSAVSSDIVFSALDSSVAGDAEMAFARAGKTVLTNAKNHRMAPDVPLVIAEVNPGHLRVLQSQRRQRKWSGAIIANGNCSAIVTTLALAPIHERFGISEVFVSTMQAVSGAGYPGVPSLDILGNVIPFINDEEDKLESEVRKFLGTAASDEIDLAPMTVSAHCNRVPVETGHTVCVSVRLRERASAQEVEDAIRQWQGAPEARGLPSSPEAAVEVSDLPDRPQPRRDVMRGNGMTVTVGRIRPDTLFDVKLVATGDNVVRGAAGASVLNAELMVNCGLLPR, from the coding sequence ATGGCCCCATCAAGCTCTCGACACCGTGATGGCAGTGGCGAACGACGCCGCGTCGCCGTCCTTGGTGCGACAGGTGCTGTCGGACAGAGGTTCGTCCGGCTTCTCGAGAACCATCCGTGGTTCGAGATCGCGGAGCTGGCGGCATCCGAGCGGTCTGCAGGACGCGCGTACGGCGAGGCGGTGCGTTGGGTAACGCCGGGGCAGATGCCCAGGAGCCTTGCGGGTAAGACGATCGTCGCTTGCGATCCCTCAGCGGTGTCCTCCGACATCGTATTTTCGGCGCTCGACTCGAGCGTCGCCGGCGACGCCGAGATGGCATTCGCGCGGGCGGGCAAGACGGTCTTGACGAATGCGAAGAACCACCGCATGGCGCCAGACGTGCCACTCGTCATTGCCGAGGTGAATCCAGGGCACCTTCGGGTGCTCCAGTCGCAACGACGGCAGCGAAAGTGGAGCGGTGCCATCATCGCGAACGGCAACTGTTCTGCAATCGTGACGACGCTTGCGCTCGCGCCCATTCATGAGCGTTTTGGAATCAGCGAGGTTTTCGTTTCGACGATGCAGGCGGTGTCGGGCGCGGGCTATCCCGGCGTGCCGTCGTTGGACATTCTCGGAAACGTGATTCCTTTCATCAACGACGAGGAGGACAAGCTCGAAAGCGAAGTGCGGAAGTTCCTCGGCACCGCTGCGAGCGATGAGATCGACCTCGCGCCGATGACCGTGAGCGCACACTGCAATCGCGTTCCCGTCGAGACGGGCCACACGGTTTGCGTCTCCGTGCGATTGCGCGAGCGCGCGAGTGCGCAGGAAGTCGAGGATGCGATTCGTCAATGGCAAGGCGCGCCCGAGGCGCGTGGTCTCCCTTCCTCGCCAGAGGCGGCGGTCGAGGTGAGTGATCTCCCGGATCGCCCGCAGCCACGACGCGACGTGATGCGAGGTAACGGCATGACCGTCACCGTTGGTCGTATACGACCGGATACGCTATTCGACGTCAAGCTGGTTGCGACGGGCGATAACGTCGTTCGCGGCGCCG